Proteins encoded in a region of the Isosphaeraceae bacterium EP7 genome:
- a CDS encoding IS630 transposase-related protein has product MAAYSMDLRERVIAACDEGIQTRAEVAERFSVSQSWVRLLLKRRRETGSIAPRPHGGGRAPAFSGEAAERLCNAVAADPDATLRQLAAAAGVACGTSATDRALRRLGITRKKSRPGPPSRTGPT; this is encoded by the coding sequence ATGGCGGCATACTCGATGGACCTGCGGGAGCGGGTCATTGCCGCCTGCGATGAGGGGATTCAGACGCGCGCCGAGGTCGCCGAACGATTCTCCGTCAGCCAGTCCTGGGTCCGCCTGCTGCTCAAGAGGCGCCGGGAGACCGGCTCGATCGCGCCGAGGCCGCACGGCGGGGGCCGGGCCCCGGCCTTCTCCGGCGAGGCGGCCGAGCGGCTCTGCAACGCCGTCGCGGCCGATCCCGATGCCACGCTCAGGCAGCTGGCGGCCGCCGCCGGCGTGGCCTGCGGCACCTCGGCCACCGACCGGGCGCTGAGACGGCTGGGCATCACGCGCAAAAAAAGTCGCCCCGGGCCGCCGAGCAGGACCGGCCCGACTTGA
- a CDS encoding MOSC domain-containing protein — protein sequence MKVLSLSVGLPREIDFDGETVLTSIFKEPVDRRLRVTRLNFEGDEQSDLTVHGGFEKAVYVYPSEHYEPWRQELPEVEFPPAVFGENLTIEGILEDVRIGDRFRIGSAEFMVTQPRMPCYKLGIRFGRMDMLKRMLKSGRTGFYFSVTKEGDVGAGDAIEPLARSEENLTVADIVKLYTVDSRNQELLRRAMQSGVLPESWKHYFSKRLR from the coding sequence ATGAAAGTGCTATCGCTGAGCGTTGGGCTCCCGCGTGAAATCGACTTCGACGGTGAGACCGTACTGACCTCGATCTTCAAAGAGCCGGTGGACCGTCGACTTCGAGTTACCAGGCTCAACTTCGAGGGCGACGAGCAATCCGACCTGACGGTGCACGGAGGCTTCGAAAAGGCCGTTTACGTCTACCCTTCCGAGCACTACGAGCCGTGGCGGCAGGAATTGCCCGAGGTGGAATTCCCACCGGCGGTCTTTGGAGAGAACCTGACGATTGAGGGCATCCTCGAGGACGTCCGAATCGGCGACCGCTTCAGGATCGGCTCGGCTGAGTTCATGGTCACCCAGCCGAGAATGCCTTGTTACAAGCTCGGCATACGGTTTGGACGAATGGACATGCTGAAGCGGATGTTGAAGAGCGGGAGGACCGGATTCTATTTCTCGGTGACGAAAGAGGGGGATGTCGGAGCGGGCGATGCCATCGAGCCGCTGGCTCGATCTGAGGAGAACTTAACCGTTGCCGACATCGTCAAGTTGTACACGGTGGACTCAAGAAATCAGGAACTTTTGCGCCGAGCAATGCAGTCCGGGGTACTGCCCGAGAGTTGGAAACATTATTTCAGCAAGAGGCTTCGTTGA
- a CDS encoding IS630 family transposase, which yields MKEARAAWRAEFTGVDPSRLVFLDESGATTAMTRRYARSPRGKRVDAAVPHGHWKVLTLTAAVRLGGIGACLAFDGATNSACFEADIGECLAPTLRPCDIVVMDNLSCHKTAEVARLVAAAGAEVRYLPAYSPDLNPIEAMFSKLKESLR from the coding sequence TTGAAGGAGGCCAGGGCGGCCTGGCGGGCCGAGTTCACCGGCGTCGACCCGTCCCGCCTGGTCTTTCTGGACGAGAGCGGCGCGACGACCGCGATGACCAGGCGGTACGCACGGTCCCCGCGCGGCAAGCGGGTCGATGCGGCGGTGCCGCACGGCCACTGGAAGGTGCTCACCCTGACCGCGGCGGTCCGCCTCGGCGGCATCGGGGCCTGCCTGGCCTTCGACGGGGCGACGAACAGCGCCTGCTTCGAGGCCGACATCGGCGAGTGCCTGGCCCCGACACTCAGGCCCTGTGACATCGTGGTGATGGACAACCTCTCATGCCACAAGACTGCCGAGGTGGCCCGCTTGGTCGCCGCCGCCGGCGCCGAGGTCCGCTACCTGCCGGCCTACAGCCCCGACCTGAACCCGATCGAGGCGATGTTCAGCAAGCTCAAGGAGTCCCTGCGATGA
- a CDS encoding DUF1801 domain-containing protein, with the protein MAKKPPESVEAFLESLEHPLKPEILAVRQIILGADPAIGEGIKWNAPSFRTTEWFATFHLRGGFQVILHLGAKTRDTPGIELESPLLKWLGKDRASVSFQNMEDLEAKKRAFADLVRRWIEYV; encoded by the coding sequence GTGGCCAAGAAGCCCCCGGAGAGCGTCGAGGCATTCCTCGAGTCGCTCGAGCATCCGCTCAAGCCCGAGATCCTCGCTGTCCGCCAGATCATCCTCGGCGCCGATCCTGCCATCGGTGAGGGGATTAAGTGGAACGCCCCGAGCTTTCGCACGACCGAGTGGTTCGCGACGTTCCACCTGCGGGGAGGCTTCCAGGTGATTCTGCACTTGGGCGCAAAGACCAGGGACACGCCCGGCATTGAGTTGGAGAGCCCACTGCTGAAGTGGCTGGGCAAGGACCGGGCGTCGGTCTCGTTCCAGAATATGGAGGACCTCGAGGCGAAGAAGAGAGCGTTCGCCGACCTGGTCCGGCGGTGGATCGAGTACGTCTGA
- a CDS encoding IS3 family transposase (programmed frameshift) → MKKSKFTVEQITFALRQAESGLGVEETCRKLGVSQATFFRWKVKYGELGTPEVRRLRLLEEENQKLKQLVADLSLDKKMLQDVLAKKILSPPQRRAVVADLTVRFGVSVRRACQVVGYPRSTYHYRRTRDAQEPLRLRLRELATSRVRYGYRRLHILLEREGWAINVKRVDRLYGLERLTLRRKAPRRRVSSRHRDDRPAIEAANQAWAMDFMSDALSDGGKLRVLTVLDLFTREAVAMRVAPRFTSGQVAEVMAEVSSTRGAPRALRVDNGPEFTGKMLDLWAHLNGVTLDFSRPGKPTDNAFIESFNGRVREECLNQTYFTSLEDARERVESWRVDYNEVRPHGALGNLAPRDFAVLKASDLNASSDRKTLV, encoded by the exons ATGAAGAAGTCGAAGTTCACCGTCGAGCAGATCACCTTCGCCCTGAGGCAGGCCGAGTCCGGACTGGGGGTCGAGGAGACCTGCCGCAAACTGGGCGTCAGCCAGGCCACGTTTTTCCGTTGGAAGGTCAAGTACGGCGAGTTGGGCACCCCCGAGGTGCGGCGGCTCCGCCTGCTCGAGGAGGAGAACCAGAAGCTCAAGCAGCTGGTCGCCGACCTCAGCCTCGACAAGAAGATGCTCCAGGACGTCCTGGCAA AAAAAATCCTGAGCCCGCCGCAGCGACGGGCGGTCGTAGCGGACCTGACCGTCCGCTTCGGCGTCAGCGTGCGGCGGGCCTGCCAGGTCGTCGGTTACCCGCGGTCAACGTATCACTACCGGAGGACCCGCGACGCCCAGGAGCCCCTCCGGCTGCGGCTGCGCGAGCTGGCCACCAGCCGCGTCCGATACGGCTACCGCCGGCTGCACATCCTGCTCGAACGCGAGGGCTGGGCCATCAACGTCAAGCGGGTCGATCGCCTCTACGGCCTGGAGCGATTGACGTTGCGGCGGAAGGCCCCGAGGCGACGGGTGAGCTCTCGCCATCGCGACGACCGGCCGGCCATCGAGGCGGCCAACCAGGCCTGGGCGATGGACTTCATGAGTGACGCACTCTCGGATGGCGGCAAGCTCCGCGTCCTGACGGTGCTCGACCTGTTCACCCGCGAGGCGGTGGCCATGCGAGTGGCCCCGCGGTTCACCTCCGGGCAGGTCGCCGAGGTGATGGCGGAGGTCTCCTCGACCCGAGGGGCGCCGCGTGCACTGCGGGTGGACAACGGCCCGGAGTTCACGGGCAAGATGCTCGACCTGTGGGCGCACCTGAACGGCGTGACGCTGGATTTCAGCCGCCCCGGCAAGCCGACGGACAACGCCTTCATCGAGTCCTTCAATGGCCGCGTCCGCGAGGAGTGCCTCAATCAGACCTACTTCACCAGCCTCGAAGACGCCCGGGAGCGGGTGGAATCGTGGCGGGTCGACTACAATGAAGTCCGCCCGCACGGCGCCCTGGGGAACCTGGCCCCGAGGGATTTCGCCGTATTGAAGGCCAGTGATCTGAACGCCTCGTCCGACCGGAAAACTCTCGTTTAG
- a CDS encoding SRPBCC family protein, with amino-acid sequence MTPLDPKTDLVLERVVDVPPELVWKAWTTPEHLKKWFTPAPWKTVGCEIDLKPGGKFHTVMESPEGQQFPNTGCYLEVVPNRKLVWTGALLPGYRPANLGADVPFVFTAIIEIEPHESGTKYTATALHSTEDGRSKHEAMGFHNGWGAALDQLVTLAKSW; translated from the coding sequence ATGACGCCACTGGACCCCAAGACCGATCTCGTGCTCGAACGCGTCGTCGACGTGCCGCCCGAACTCGTCTGGAAGGCGTGGACGACGCCGGAGCACCTGAAAAAGTGGTTCACCCCGGCCCCGTGGAAGACCGTGGGCTGCGAGATCGACCTGAAACCCGGCGGCAAGTTCCATACGGTCATGGAATCACCCGAGGGGCAGCAGTTCCCCAACACCGGTTGCTACCTCGAGGTCGTGCCGAATAGGAAGCTGGTCTGGACCGGGGCTCTCCTGCCCGGATACCGCCCGGCGAACCTCGGCGCGGACGTGCCCTTCGTCTTCACGGCGATCATCGAGATCGAGCCGCACGAGTCAGGCACGAAATACACGGCGACCGCCCTCCACAGCACCGAGGACGGGCGCTCGAAGCACGAAGCAATGGGCTTCCACAACGGCTGGGGCGCGGCGTTGGACCAGCTCGTGACGTTGGCGAAGAGCTGGTGA
- a CDS encoding SDR family oxidoreductase codes for MSRILVTAATGQLGRLVVAKLLETMPADRIVATARNVKKAAGLGVEVREADYGKPEMLDAALHGIDQVLLISSSEVGCRVPQHRNVIEAAKRAGVRLLAYTSVLRADTTELLLGVEHRETEVILRESGVPVVFLRNGWYAENRAMSLPAALKRGQLPGCANDGRFSWAARVDYAEAAAAVLTTEGHAGRIYELAGDEGQTLSEFAAEVARQSGKPLAYRDMPEADYRALLTGAGIPDQFAELLANSDAVASRGGLFDDGRQMSRLIGRPTTPLAAVVSEMVKG; via the coding sequence ATGTCCCGCATTCTCGTGACCGCCGCCACCGGCCAGCTTGGCCGCCTCGTCGTCGCAAAGTTGCTCGAAACCATGCCCGCCGACCGGATCGTCGCGACGGCACGCAACGTCAAGAAAGCTGCCGGCCTCGGGGTCGAGGTTCGCGAGGCCGACTACGGAAAGCCGGAAATGCTCGATGCGGCCCTTCATGGCATCGACCAGGTGCTGCTGATCTCGAGCAGTGAGGTTGGATGCCGCGTCCCCCAGCACCGCAACGTGATCGAGGCCGCCAAGCGGGCTGGGGTGAGGCTCCTGGCCTATACGAGCGTGCTGCGTGCCGACACGACGGAGCTGCTCTTGGGTGTCGAGCACCGGGAAACCGAGGTGATTCTCCGGGAGTCGGGCGTCCCGGTCGTGTTCCTGCGGAACGGCTGGTACGCCGAGAACAGGGCCATGTCGCTTCCGGCTGCTTTGAAGCGTGGCCAACTCCCCGGTTGCGCGAATGACGGGCGATTCTCCTGGGCGGCTCGCGTCGACTACGCGGAGGCGGCGGCCGCCGTCCTGACGACCGAAGGGCATGCGGGGCGCATCTACGAGCTGGCGGGCGACGAGGGCCAGACCCTGTCCGAATTCGCCGCCGAGGTTGCCCGCCAGTCGGGCAAGCCGCTGGCGTACCGGGACATGCCCGAGGCGGACTATCGGGCTCTCCTCACCGGGGCGGGCATTCCAGACCAGTTCGCGGAACTGCTGGCCAATAGCGATGCGGTGGCGTCCAGGGGTGGCTTGTTCGACGATGGGCGTCAGATGAGCCGCCTCATCGGGCGGCCGACGACGCCTCTAGCGGCTGTGGTCTCCGAGATGGTGAAGGGTTGA
- a CDS encoding metalloregulator ArsR/SmtB family transcription factor: MPSHAAGLNLLFQALADPTRRAVVERLSRGPTATSELARPFKMALPSFLQHLDVLQKCGLVKSRKSGRVRTYELAPSTLREAEDWMATQRLLWERRLDQLDSYLEDLKEQPE, translated from the coding sequence ATGCCTAGCCATGCCGCTGGACTGAACCTCCTGTTCCAGGCTTTGGCCGACCCGACCCGCCGGGCCGTGGTCGAGAGGCTCTCGCGTGGTCCAACCGCGACGAGCGAGCTGGCCAGGCCGTTCAAGATGGCCTTACCGTCCTTCCTCCAGCACCTGGACGTCCTGCAGAAGTGCGGGCTGGTCAAGTCGCGCAAGTCCGGACGGGTCCGCACCTACGAACTCGCCCCGAGCACGCTGAGGGAGGCTGAGGACTGGATGGCGACCCAGCGGCTGCTCTGGGAACGTCGCCTCGATCAGCTCGATTCCTATCTCGAAGACCTCAAGGAGCAACCCGAATGA
- a CDS encoding helix-turn-helix domain-containing protein: MTRLPKGDRPEGVRDALATRFDGWMTDDLAPEQCPARDAFDRIGDRWTALIIVALAKEPRRFAVLLRLIPDISKKMLTQSLRGLERDGLVTRHVFPTKPPAVEYRLSPLGESMLEPLVGLVSWAERTRAEVLSARERFDRAGQPLELRQG; this comes from the coding sequence GTGACAAGGTTACCCAAAGGTGACCGCCCCGAGGGCGTACGGGACGCCCTGGCGACGCGGTTCGACGGCTGGATGACGGACGATCTCGCCCCGGAGCAGTGCCCGGCGCGTGACGCGTTCGACCGGATCGGCGACCGCTGGACCGCGTTGATCATCGTAGCCCTCGCCAAGGAGCCTCGGCGTTTCGCGGTCTTGCTCCGGCTCATCCCGGACATCTCCAAAAAAATGCTGACACAATCGCTGCGGGGGCTGGAGCGGGATGGCCTCGTCACGCGACACGTCTTTCCGACCAAGCCGCCTGCCGTCGAGTACCGGCTGTCGCCGTTGGGCGAATCGATGCTGGAGCCGCTTGTCGGACTGGTGAGCTGGGCCGAGCGGACACGAGCCGAAGTATTGAGCGCCAGAGAGCGGTTCGATCGGGCGGGACAGCCTCTCGAACTCAGGCAGGGCTGA
- a CDS encoding DUF4287 domain-containing protein, which produces MSFQAYLDNIKTKTGQGPDDFRRLADEKGFMADSKLRADVKAGQVIEWLKRDFELGHGHAQAVVALLKGTKQEGDA; this is translated from the coding sequence ATGTCGTTCCAAGCCTATCTGGACAACATCAAGACGAAGACCGGCCAGGGTCCCGACGATTTTAGGAGACTCGCCGATGAGAAGGGATTCATGGCGGACAGCAAGCTCCGCGCCGACGTGAAGGCGGGACAGGTCATCGAGTGGCTGAAGAGGGATTTCGAGCTCGGCCACGGTCACGCCCAGGCCGTCGTGGCCTTGCTGAAGGGTACGAAACAAGAAGGCGACGCGTAG